The Molothrus ater isolate BHLD 08-10-18 breed brown headed cowbird chromosome 1, BPBGC_Mater_1.1, whole genome shotgun sequence genome includes a window with the following:
- the CEBPD gene encoding CCAAT/enhancer-binding protein delta encodes MGCRCRRRGSALRGRDGAGRAAGSRKAPAPSRARGGGTSDRGHPRPGGGSSLRRQPCLRGHAPHPLPPPGPRGCREHRSRHWGRRRGPRRIRRDRAGVSLPGPETPCPIPASYRRSRRDPSPDRPPRGGDGGAAAAAPVPPSSSSGSGSGVSSGSRSRSSPAPTCPCQRLELRPWRSRVWCPRPGAPAPRPCGAASRSPMSAAALYSLDSPACYKSWCLEPANFYDAKVGSGGGPGPACKPGARGGCGMSGEEAGGGLGGSGTNLAELSAAAPAMYEDESAIDFSSYIDSMSAVPNLELCNDELFADLFNSNHKPERGGEYGEYLPPGGGAGRDPAKDLGATMTTLLGSEPRTASSSSSSSSSSSFSSRGALKQEPDWSDSDLSSSLLPSQIATCAQTIMNLSGQPTPPTSPEPPGSSSPSSCSTRSPGPGAAAAAAAVPGPAQGVPQPTAAAGGGKERGGKKCVDRFSPEYRQRRERNNIAVRKSRDKAKRRNQEMQQKLLELSAENEKLHKKIEQLTRDLTSLRHFFKQLPSASFLQPGSGTDCR; translated from the coding sequence ATGGGGTGCCGGTGCCGGCGTCGGGGCAGCGCTCTCCGGGGACGGGACGGTGCGGGGAGGGCGGCAGGCTCCCGAAAGGCGCCCGCGCCGTCCCGTGCCCGTGGTGGGGGCACCTCGGACCGCGGCCACCCTCGGCCGGGAGGTGGCAGCTCGCTGCGGCGGCAGCCCTGCCTCCGCGGCCACGCACCCCACCCGCTCCCGCCCCCGGGTCCCCGGGGGTGCCGGGAACATCGTTCCCGTCATTGGGGCAGGAGGCGGGGCCCGCGCCGTATAAGAAGGGACCGAGCGGGCGTTTCACTCCCAGGTCCTGAGACTCCTTGTCCCATCCCCGCCTCCTACCGCCGCTCACGGCGTGACCCGAGCCCGGATCGGCCCCCTCGGGGAGGCGACGGCGGGGCTGCAGCGGCAGCGCCGGTGCCaccgagcagcagcagcggcagcggcagcggtGTGAGCAgcggcagcaggagcaggagcagccccgctCCCACCTGCCCGTgccagaggctggagctgcGCCCGTGGCGGAGCCGCGTTTGGTGCCCGCGCCCCGGAGCCCCCGCGCCGCGGCCGTGCGGCGCCGCGTCCCGCTCGCCCATGAGCGCCGCCGCTCTCTACAGCCTGGACTCCCCGGCATGCTATAAGAGCTGGTGCCTGGAGCCCGCCAACTTCTACGACGCCAAGGtgggcagcggcggcgggccGGGTCCCGCCTGCAAGCCGGGGGCCCGCGGCGGCTGCGGGATGAGCGGCGAGGAGGCGGGAGGCGGCCTGGGGGGCAGCGGCACCAACCTGGCGGAGCTgagcgccgccgccccggccatGTACGAGGACGAGAGCGCCATCGACTTCAGCTCCTACATTGACTCCATGTCTGCCGTGCCCAACCTGGAGCTCTGCAACGACGAGCTCTTCGCCGACCTCTTCAACAGCAACCACAAGCCCGAGCGGGGCGGGGAATACGGCGAGTACTTGCCAccgggcggcggcgccggcCGCGACCCCGCCAAGGACCTCGGCGCTACCATGACCACCCTGCTGGGCTCCGAGCCCCGcaccgcctcctcctcctcctcctcctcttcctcctcctccttctcctcccgCGGCGCTCTGAAGCAGGAGCCGGACTGGAGCGACAGCGACCTCTCCTCCTCGCTGCTGCCCTCGCAAATCGCCACCTGCGCCCAGACCATCATGAACCTGAGCGGGCAGCCCACGCCGCCCACGTCCCCCGAGCCGccgggcagcagctccccctccagctgcagcacccgctcgccgggccccggggccgccgccgccgccgccgccgtgccCGGGCCGGCGCAGGGCGTCCCGCAGCCCACTGCCGCCGCCGGCGGGGGCAAGGAGCGCGGCGGCAAGAAGTGCGTGGACAGGTTTAGCCCCGAGTACCGGCAGCGCCGGGAGCGCAACAACATCGCCGTGCGCAAGAGCCGCGACAAGGCGAAGCGGCGCAACCAGGAgatgcagcagaagctgctggagctttCGGCCGAGAACGAGAAGCTGCACAAGAAGATCGAGCAGCTCACCCGGGACTTGACCAGCCTCCGACACTTCTTCAAGCAGCTGCCCAGCGCTTCTTTCCTGCAGCCCGGCTCGGGCACCGACTGCCGGTAA